In Desulfosporosinus youngiae DSM 17734, the genomic stretch TTGTAATGCAGGAAAAATGTGACGGATGTAAAGGGCAAGACAAAACAGCTTGCATGTATGCATGCCCAAATGACCTAATGTTGTTAGACAAAGAAAGAATGAAGGCTGTAAACCTTGATCCTAGTCAATGCTGGGAGTGCCTGTGCTGTGTTAAGGCCTGCCCACAACAAGCAATGGACGTTCGCGGCTATGCTGACTTCGTTCCACTGGGCGCTTCTTGTGTACCACTTCGTAGTTCCGACAGCATTATGTGGACCGTTAAATTCCGTAACGGCATGACCAAACGCTTTAAATTCCCAATTCGTACGACCGAAGAAGGTTCCGCAGTACCCGATGGTGGTTATGAAATTACGACTGACATCAACAGCATCGAACTGTATACTGAACCCGCTTCAATGCATATGCCAGTATGGACTTATAAGAAGTAAGCTCTTGTAAAAAGGGAATAAATAGGGAGGTTAAAATCAATGCCAATCAACTTTGAAACAGTAGAAGTAACAACCGACCTTCTCATCATTGGAGGCGGAATGGGGTCCTGTGGTGCAGCTGTTGAAGCAGCCTATTGGGGCAAGAAACATGGACTTAAAGTAATTTTAGTTGATAAAGCGTCAATGCCGCGTTCCGGTGCAGTCGGAATGGGATTGTCCGCTATTAACTTATATGTAGGACTTGCAGAAGGCAAAAACACCGTTCAAGATTATGTCAAATACGTAAAGTATGACATGATGGGGATTGCCCGTGACGACTTAGTCGCTAACATCGCACGGCACGTTGACAGCTCAGTCCATTTGTTTGAAAAATGGGGACTTCCTTTATGGAAAGACGAAGATGGCGGATATGTTCACGAGGGTAAATGGCAATTAATGATCAGCGGTGAATCTTATAAAGTTATCGTAGCTGAAGCTGCTAAGAATGCTTTAGGTGAAGAGAACATTTATGAGAGAGTTTTCATCACTGAGCCTTTGTTGAAAGATGGCAAATGCGTAGGAGCTGTTGGATTTAGTGTTCGTGAGAATAAAATCTATGTCTTCAAAGCAAAAGCTACACTATGTGCTATGGGTGGTACGGTTGGAGTATTCAAACCTAAATCCACTGGTGAAGGCGCTGGACGTTCTTGGTATCCTCCATTCTCCACAGGTTCTTCCGCATACTTCACCATGAAGGCCGGAGCAGAAATGACCTGTCAAGAAGTTCGTTTCGTACCTATTCGTTTTAAAGACGCTTATGGTCCTGTCGGAGCTTGGTTCTTACTCTTCAAATCCCGTGCAACCAATGCTTTAGGCGAAAACTACATGGAAACCCGTGCCGAAGAATTGAAAAACTGGGGCAAATACGGCACAGCTAAGCCGATCCCAGCTAACCTACGTAACCTCCTTGGCTTAGAAGATATCAAAGAAGGTAAAGGGCCTCTCTACATGCGTACTGAGGAAGCTATCGCTAACTTAGCAAAAGCATATGAAGGGGACGAAAAAGCTTTCAAGAAGAAAATGAAAACTTTAGAAAACGAAGCTTGGGAAGACTTCCTCGATATGACGATTGCTCAAGCCTTACTCTGGGCTGCTACTAACGTTGAGCCTGAAGTTAGATCTTCTGAAATCGCTGCTACCGAGCCATACTTCATCAGTTCTCACTCGGGATCCTCAGGAGCTTGGGTTTCCGGTCCTGAAGACCTTTCCGCTGGAACAGATTATTTCTGGGGTTATGCTAACATGACCACAGTACCTGCACTCTTTGCTGCCGGAGACGCTACCGGTGCTTGCCCTCACAAGTTCTCCTCAGGAACTCATGCTGAAGGCCGCATCGCTGCTAAGTCAGCTATTAAATATATCTTAGAGAACAACGTACTGATCGAACCAGATCAAGCGGCTATTGATGCAGTAAAAGCTGAAATTGTTAAGCCACTCGAAATTTTTGATGCTAACAAAGACTTCAGCACCGATCCTGAAGTTAACCCTGCTTACATTATGCCTAGGCAGTTCATGTATCGTTTACAAAAGCTTATGGACGAGTATGTTGGTGGAGCTAACGTATTCTTCAACATGAACTCAGCTTCCTTAACTCGCGCAGCAGAACTTTTCGAGTTCCTCAAAGAAGACTCCGAAAAAATAGCTGCCAGAGATCTCTATGAGCTCCTGAGAGCTTGGGAAAATAAACACAGATTATGGCAAGCTGAATCTCACCTTAAAGCTGTATCCTTCCGTGAAGAAACACGTTGGCCTGGATACTACTTCAGAACAGATAAGCCAACCCTTGACGAAGAGAACTGGCATTGCTTTGTTAACATGAAGTGGGATCCAAACACAAAAGAGTGGTCAGTCTTCAAAAAGCCTGTCATCGATATGTTTGGCGTTGAGTAAGACTAATTCAGTCAGTTGCTAAGACAGATATTTAATTATCTCTTATTTTCAGACTGATTGCAAGAGGGGATGGATGCAGATTCTCGAAATATGTCGGAATTTGTATTCATCCCTGTCATACTTAGCAGAAATCTAGATTCTTCCTTTAAGATTTTGTGGTAATCAGTTATAATTTAATATCTAGGGAACTAACTTTATCGAATTAATTTAAAGGAGGAAATATTATATGGCTCAAGAAGAGGAACTTATGCAAATGAGCATTGAACTTGGTAAAGCAATTGCTCAAACAGATGTGTACAAAGAATTTAAGCGGGCAGAATATGAACTATTTCAAGATGCAGAAGCTCGTAAGTTGGTAGAAGATCTTCAAAAAATGAAGCAGGAACACCGCGGAAAAATGATGGCGGGTCTGGAGTTAACTAAAGAAGAACAAGAACAGATTAAAGAATTGGAACAAACATGTATCCGAAATCGCCAAGTATTGTCTTCCAACCAGGCTAATACTAGTTTCCAGGAGTTTATGGAGAAAATATCCGGAAATATAAAGGCTGGAATACAAAGCGTCGATAAATAGTACAATTAAGATAACTGATTATTGGTTATGACCTCTTTTGATTTAGATAATTCAGTGGTCTCGGAAGGAAATAAGCCCTAATAATACGAGCTCCTAATGAGCCTATAGAAATAATATTTTTCATTAAACGATAGCAATACATCACGCAGTAAGTTGTAACTCTTATTGTGTGATGTATTGTTATTTTTGCCGGTTACAACTAAATAAATTTTTTCTTTGTAATAGGATATATTGATTGCAATAATATTGACTTGATATAATATCAATGCTAATCTAAATTTGAGAGAACGATATACAATTTTTGTTAAGATTATTTGTGCATTTTATTACGTGTAATCAATTAGTTAAATGACGGCAAATATTCGGAAGATGTCATATATGGAAATTATAGTGACTGGAGGTGGATCCCTGGCCTTACTTTTCAGTGGTTTTCCAAAGGGAGGAAGCGGTTCTTTTTATTTGTAACCATAATTGCTAAGATAAAGTTTTAAATTTTTTTAAATTATTTAGTGAAAAAAATCTCTTTTCAGCCATTGAGAACCCTTGGAGATCGAGAGGAGGATGCTTTTTATAGCTGTTTTATTTTTTGAAATCACTTGACGCTATTGTGACAATAAATTTTATTGATAACAGAGATGTAACGTGTATTAAGTTTTGTAATTGAAAGGTGGGAGTCCTTTGTATTTAACTCGATTTAAATATATTCCTTTGATTGGAACGATCGGTAATTATAAAAAGGAATATTTCAGTAAAGATTTAATTGCAGCCTTAACCGTGGCTGTAGTAGTAATCCCACAGTCTATGGCTTATGCACTGATCGCGGGCGTAAATCCTGTGTATGGACTTTATACGGCTATTGTATCTACCATTCTTGCCTCAGCCTTCGGCAGTTCGAATCATATCATTGCCGGACCGACGAATGCC encodes the following:
- the aprB gene encoding adenylyl-sulfate reductase subunit beta, giving the protein MPSFVMQEKCDGCKGQDKTACMYACPNDLMLLDKERMKAVNLDPSQCWECLCCVKACPQQAMDVRGYADFVPLGASCVPLRSSDSIMWTVKFRNGMTKRFKFPIRTTEEGSAVPDGGYEITTDINSIELYTEPASMHMPVWTYKK
- the aprA gene encoding adenylyl-sulfate reductase subunit alpha, which encodes MPINFETVEVTTDLLIIGGGMGSCGAAVEAAYWGKKHGLKVILVDKASMPRSGAVGMGLSAINLYVGLAEGKNTVQDYVKYVKYDMMGIARDDLVANIARHVDSSVHLFEKWGLPLWKDEDGGYVHEGKWQLMISGESYKVIVAEAAKNALGEENIYERVFITEPLLKDGKCVGAVGFSVRENKIYVFKAKATLCAMGGTVGVFKPKSTGEGAGRSWYPPFSTGSSAYFTMKAGAEMTCQEVRFVPIRFKDAYGPVGAWFLLFKSRATNALGENYMETRAEELKNWGKYGTAKPIPANLRNLLGLEDIKEGKGPLYMRTEEAIANLAKAYEGDEKAFKKKMKTLENEAWEDFLDMTIAQALLWAATNVEPEVRSSEIAATEPYFISSHSGSSGAWVSGPEDLSAGTDYFWGYANMTTVPALFAAGDATGACPHKFSSGTHAEGRIAAKSAIKYILENNVLIEPDQAAIDAVKAEIVKPLEIFDANKDFSTDPEVNPAYIMPRQFMYRLQKLMDEYVGGANVFFNMNSASLTRAAELFEFLKEDSEKIAARDLYELLRAWENKHRLWQAESHLKAVSFREETRWPGYYFRTDKPTLDEENWHCFVNMKWDPNTKEWSVFKKPVIDMFGVE
- a CDS encoding YlbF family regulator, with the translated sequence MAQEEELMQMSIELGKAIAQTDVYKEFKRAEYELFQDAEARKLVEDLQKMKQEHRGKMMAGLELTKEEQEQIKELEQTCIRNRQVLSSNQANTSFQEFMEKISGNIKAGIQSVDK